The following proteins are encoded in a genomic region of Nicotiana sylvestris chromosome 4, ASM39365v2, whole genome shotgun sequence:
- the LOC138890503 gene encoding uncharacterized protein has product MSNLYKLEFVALDISGKSYMSWVLDAEIHLDAMGLEDTIKDKNGASKQDHAKAMIFLCHHLDEGLKMEYLTVKDPVILWNNLKDRYDHLKMVVLPHAPEQHNGLLMKNHKSRSTGSCSFPKVNETNFHQAKRGKGRGPSRGHGRGRGRKFNHGNNNVPKNPPNHQQWKMKEQKHDTVQATNAENACYRCGGKRHWSRTCRTPMHLVELYQASLKKTEKNVEASFISEDNVDFMHLDADYFALPEGEINHVIADAFVEI; this is encoded by the exons atgtcaaatctttataaacttgaatttgtagccttggatatatcgggcaaaagctacatgtcttgggtacTTGATGCTGAAAtccatcttgatgcgatgggtctggaaGACACCATCAAGGACAAAAATGGGGCATCAAAGCAAGACCATGCTAAAGCAATGATATTTCTAtgtcatcaccttgatgagggcctgaaaatggaatatcttactgttaaagatccagtcatactgtggaataatttgaaagatagatatgatcacctgaagatggtcgttcttccacatgcAC ccgagcaacataatgggctattaatgaaaaaccaTAAAAGCCGATCAACTGGTTCTTGTTCATTCCCtaaagtgaatgagacgaacttccatcAAGCTAAgcgtggaaaaggtcgtggccccagtcgtggtcatggccgtggccGGGGAAGAAAAtttaatcatggtaataataatgtaCCAAAGAACCCTCCTAACCACCAACAGTGGAAAATGAAGGAACAAAAACATGATACGGTGCAAGcaacaaatgcagaaaatgcatgctatagatgtggaggaaaaaggcattggtcacgtacttgtcgtacgccaatgcacctggttgagctttatcaagcctccctaaaaAAGACAGAAAAAAATGTTGAAGCAagttttatttctgaagataatgttgacttcatgcatttggatgctgattactttgcactcccagaaggagaaataaATCATGTGATCGCTGATGCATTTGTAGAAATTTAA
- the LOC104247304 gene encoding uncharacterized protein, which translates to MNYENYGPCFPDQPVVDLYLPIWAKLPAFKSKPAFIWAEDGPIQRSFLTYEQLNSSVQCISSELLLSLRRNDTVLVLCSPGLELVEIIFGCQRAGLLAIPISPPHLSFCNENYHHFLRVVSQTKPKVAIASSDYIRHVNKYVASSSNKKLSEALQMLRWISTDDLKGKKMKMQLENVTCDGNSYNGCRTDDVYLIQYTSGATAIPKPVLVTAGSAAHNVRVARKAYDFGPNTVVVSWLPQYHDCGLMFLLLTIVSGATCVLTSPNAFVNRPRIWLELISAFKATCTPVPSFALPLVLKRGHVETTETGTVNSISMLSLKNLIIVNEPIYNSCVEEFVEVFKPLGLNPLAISPSYGLAENGTFVSTSWRCNNGDNFWTFPTYNKLLPSARLDEDVDIEILVVNEETNELVEDGVEGEIWISSPSNAIGYLGHPSLTQEVFNARLKNKAGKCYVQTGDRGVVKGEQRFLYVTGRCSDVIKLPNGQEIHPHYLETTAYNSCPHLLRGGCLAAFEMSESEYRTIVVVAEVQSKGERESVFLKQICEGIRKGVMKEEGVEIGQVVLVKVGSVPKTTSGKIQRWLTKYRFVKSQMNIIMQMKFDNSGNVQSTVEKMMQISGKKETKKGKNVIRVEEEEGMSFAPPPSASKTLLSSL; encoded by the coding sequence ATGAACTATGAAAATTATGGCCCTTGTTTTCCTGACCAACCTGTGGTTGATCTTTATCTTCCAATATGGGCTAAACTTCCAGCTTTTAAATCCAAACCAGCTTTTATTTGGGCTGAAGATGGCCCAATTCAACGTTCATTCCTCACTTATGAGCAATTAAACAGTTCAGTTCAATGCATTTCCTCTGAATTGTTGCTTAGTTTAAGAAGAAATGATACTGTTCTTGTTTTATGCTCTCCTGGACTTGAAttggttgaaattatttttgGGTGTCAAAGAGCTGGCCTTTTAGCCATTCCTATTAGTCCTCCTCACCTATCTTTTTGCAATGAAAATTATCACCATTTTCTTAGAGTTGTGTCTCAAACAAAACCAAAAGTTGCTATAGCATCAAGTGATTACATTAGACATGTTAATAAGTATGTCGCGAGCTCTAGTAATAAGAAATTGTCCGAGGCTTTACAGATGCTTCGATGGATTTCAACCGATGATTTAAAGGgcaagaaaatgaaaatgcaaTTGGAAAATGTGACTTGTGATGGTAATAGTTATAATGGTTGCAGAACTGATGATGTGTACTTGATTCAGTACACATCAGGTGCAACTGCAATTCCTAAGCCTGTTTTAGTGACTGCAGGCTCAGCGGCTCATAATGTTAGAGTCGCGAGGAAAGCTTATGATTTTGGTCCGAATACAGTTGTTGTCTCGTGGTTACCTCAGTACCATGATTGTGGACTCATGTTCCTATTATTGACAATTGTATCAGGGGCAACATGTGTGTTGACATCCCCGAATGCATTTGTCAATCGTCctaggatttggcttgaattgattTCGGCGTTTAAGGCAACTTGTACTCCAGTTCCTTCTTTTGCCTTACCACTTGTGTTGAAACGTGGTCATGTTGAGACGACTGAGACAGGAACTGTTAATTCTATTAGTATGTTGAGCTTGAAGAATTTGATCATCGTTAACGAGCCAATTTATAACTCTTGTGTTGAGGAATTTGTTGAAGTTTTTAAGCCTCTTGGGCTAAATCCTTTGGCAATTTCTCCCTCTTATGGCTTAGCTGAAAATGGCACATTTGTGTCAACATCATGGAGATGTAATAATGGTGACAACTTTTGGACTTTTCCAACTTACAATAAGCTGTTACCAAGTGCTAGACTAGATGAAGATGTAGATATTGAAATTCTAGTTGTGAATGAAGAAACAAATGAACTAGTAGAAGATGGAGTTGAAGGAGAAATATGGATTTCATCTCCTAGTAATGCTATTGGATATTTAGGACATCCATCTTTAACTCAAGAAGTGTTCAATGCTAGACTAAAAAATAAGGCGGGCAAATGCTATGTCCAAACGGGTGATAGAGGAGTTGTAAAAGGAGAACAGAGATTTTTATACGTGACAGGTCGATGTTCTGATGTTATTAAACTCCCAAATGGACAAGAAATACATCCACATTATTTGGAGACAACAGCTTATAATAGTTGTCCTCATCTCCTACGAGGTGGTTGTCTTGCAGCATTCGAAatgtctgaatctgaatacagaACAATAGTAGTTGTCGCAGAGGTGCAGAGCAAGGGTGAAAGAGAGAGTGTGTTTTTGAAGCAAATATGTGAAGGAATAAGGAAAGGAGTAATGAAAGAAGAGGGTGTTGAAATTGGACAAGTGGTACTTGTTAAAGTTGGAAGTGTACCAAAGACTACTTCTGGGAAAATACAAAGATGGCTTACTAAGTATAGGTTTGTTAAGTCACAAATGAATATTATCATGCAAATGAAGTTTGATAATAGTGGTAATGTTCAAAGTACAGTTGAAAAAATGATGCAAATTAGTGGAAAAAAAGAGACTAAAAAGGGAAAGAATGTGATTAgggtagaagaagaagaagggatgTCATTTGCTCCTCCTCCAAGTGCTTCAAAGACTTT
- the LOC104247302 gene encoding DNA-3-methyladenine glycosylase 1-like codes for MGEESESESPSQPNPNTTTYLTNVPRQTHSPPSKLPSRPRKIRKLSNTTDSHNNSVPRIVPCSLSSKGELESAINYLKSSDPLLIPLIQTYPLPILELSQPPFLALTKSILFQQLALKAGSSIYSRLISLCGGECNISPDIVLGLTPQQLRQIGISARKASYLHDLARKYQNGILSDKSIVEMDDKSLFAMLTMVNGVGPWSVHMFMIFSLHSPDVLPIHDLGIRKGVQMLYGLEDLPRPSQMDQLCEKWKPYRSVASWYIWRFVEAKGANSKATIVANSDVSLQLQQQMLPMQQQQQHQHFLDPLNGILNVGACAWGQ; via the exons ATGGGCGAAGAATCAGAATCAGAATCTCCATCTCAACCCAACCCTAACACCACCACCTACCTAACCAATGTACCCCGCCAAACTCATTCACCCCCCTCCAAACTCCCTTCTCGGCCCAGAAAAATTCGCAAACTTTCCAACACTACAGATTCCCACAATAATTCCGTACCAAGAATCGTCCCTTGTTCACTTTCATCGAAAGGTGAACTAGAATCAGCCATTAACTACCTCAAATCCTCCGACCCATTACTTATCCCATTAATACAAACTTACCCACTTCCCATTCTTGAACTTTCTCAACCCCCTTTTCTTGCCTTGACAAAAAGCATTCTTTTTCAGCAATTAGCTTTGAAAGCTGGTTCCTCAATTTATTCTCGATTAATCTCTCTTTGTGGTGGTGAGTGTAATATAAGTCCAGATATTGTTTTAGGATTAACCCCACAACAGCTTCGTCAAATTGGGATATCTGCTAGAAAAGCAAGTTATTTACATGACCTAGCAAGGAAGTATCAAAATGGGATTTTGTCTGATAAGTCAATTGTGGAAATGGATGATAAGTCCCTTTTTGCTATGCTTACTATGGTCAATGGAGTGGGGCCTTGGTCAGTTCATATGTTTATGATATTTTCGTTGCATAGTCCGGATGTTTTGCCAATACATGATCTTGGTATTAGAAAGGGAGTTCAAATGTTATATGGGCTTGAGGATCTTCCTAGGCCTTCGCAAATGGATCAGTTGTGTGAGAAGTGGAAGCCTTATAGATCGGTTGCTTCTTGGTATATTTGGAGGTTTGTAGAGGCAAAGGGGGCGAATTCGAAAGCAACTATTGTGGCGAATTCTGATGTTAGTTTGCAGCTACAGCAGCAAATGTTGCCAatgcagcagcaacagcaacatCAGCATTTCTTGGATCCTCTTAATGGGATTCTTAATGTTGG GGCATGTGCATGGGGACAGTAA